A single genomic interval of Cucumis sativus cultivar 9930 chromosome 5, Cucumber_9930_V3, whole genome shotgun sequence harbors:
- the LOC101206925 gene encoding ribosomal RNA-processing protein 7 homolog A isoform X3, translated as MKKRDKRLRESNIEPAVVKDSDQFGVEGEDAEKPKKSDKLKKDRKNKKNRKSSNDCDNSLENGRAMQLEACQPFENGAFLKGKAKKSSKKKRKDSSSLDAKGSTELHEDIDENDVYQISSGDDDSSKGMKRWITEYHKSRPGLNVLQQRIDDYITAHEAQLEQEKKEREAQAAEGGWTVVVHQKGRKKTTDAESGVTVGSVAQNSLGDKMSKKKKNEVGLDFYRFQRREAQRNEVMMLQSKFEQDRKRIQQLRAARKFRPY; from the exons ATGAAGAAGCGCGACAAAAGGCTTCGCGAGAGTAACATTGAGCCTGCGGTTGTAAAGG ATTCTGATCAGTTCGGTGTGGAGGGAGAAGATGCTGAAAAGCCCAAGAAGTCTG ATAAACTGAAGAAAGacaggaaaaataaaaagaaccgAAAATCCTCTAATGATTGTGACAACTCGTTAGAAAATGGAAGAGCTATGCAGCTGGAAGCTTGTCAGCCCTTTGAGAATGGTGCATTCTTGAAag GTAAGGCCAAGAAAtcttccaaaaagaaaagaaaggactCTAGTTCTCTAGATGCCAAAGGATCGACAGAATTACATGAAGatattgatgaaaatgatgtCTATCAAATCTCTTCTGGAGATGATGACTCTTCAAAGGGAATGAAAA GATGGATTACAGAATATCACAAAAGTAGACCGGGCTTGAATGTACTGCAACAGCGAATAGATGATTATATAACTGCACATGAGGCACAGCTAGAACAG gaaaagaaggaaagggaAGCTCAAGCTGCTGAAGGAGGATGGACAGTGGTTGTACATCAGAAGGGGAGGAAGAAGACCACAGATGCTGAAAGTGGGGTTACTGTGGGTTCAGTAGCGCAAAATTCTTTAGGGGATAAAAtgtccaaaaagaagaagaatgaagttGGGTTGGATTTCTATCGATTTCAAAGAAGAGAAGCACAGAGGAATG AGGTTATGATGCTGCAAAGTAAATTCGAGCAAGACAGGAAACGGATACAACAACTGAGAGCTGCTAGAAAGTTTCGACCTTATTGA
- the LOC101206925 gene encoding ribosomal RNA-processing protein 7 homolog A isoform X1: MKKRDKRLRESNIEPAVVKGLTVVNADSDQFGVEGEDAEKPKKSDKLKKDRKNKKNRKSSNDCDNSLENGRAMQLEACQPFENGAFLKGKAKKSSKKKRKDSSSLDAKGSTELHEDIDENDVYQISSGDDDSSKGMKRWITEYHKSRPGLNVLQQRIDDYITAHEAQLEQEKKEREAQAAEGGWTVVVHQKGRKKTTDAESGVTVGSVAQNSLGDKMSKKKKNEVGLDFYRFQRREAQRNEVMMLQSKFEQDRKRIQQLRAARKFRPY; the protein is encoded by the exons ATGAAGAAGCGCGACAAAAGGCTTCGCGAGAGTAACATTGAGCCTGCGGTTGTAAAGG GCTTAACTGTAGTCAATGCAGATTCTGATCAGTTCGGTGTGGAGGGAGAAGATGCTGAAAAGCCCAAGAAGTCTG ATAAACTGAAGAAAGacaggaaaaataaaaagaaccgAAAATCCTCTAATGATTGTGACAACTCGTTAGAAAATGGAAGAGCTATGCAGCTGGAAGCTTGTCAGCCCTTTGAGAATGGTGCATTCTTGAAag GTAAGGCCAAGAAAtcttccaaaaagaaaagaaaggactCTAGTTCTCTAGATGCCAAAGGATCGACAGAATTACATGAAGatattgatgaaaatgatgtCTATCAAATCTCTTCTGGAGATGATGACTCTTCAAAGGGAATGAAAA GATGGATTACAGAATATCACAAAAGTAGACCGGGCTTGAATGTACTGCAACAGCGAATAGATGATTATATAACTGCACATGAGGCACAGCTAGAACAG gaaaagaaggaaagggaAGCTCAAGCTGCTGAAGGAGGATGGACAGTGGTTGTACATCAGAAGGGGAGGAAGAAGACCACAGATGCTGAAAGTGGGGTTACTGTGGGTTCAGTAGCGCAAAATTCTTTAGGGGATAAAAtgtccaaaaagaagaagaatgaagttGGGTTGGATTTCTATCGATTTCAAAGAAGAGAAGCACAGAGGAATG AGGTTATGATGCTGCAAAGTAAATTCGAGCAAGACAGGAAACGGATACAACAACTGAGAGCTGCTAGAAAGTTTCGACCTTATTGA
- the LOC101206925 gene encoding ribosomal RNA-processing protein 7 homolog A isoform X2 — MKKRDKRLRESNIEPAVVKVNADSDQFGVEGEDAEKPKKSDKLKKDRKNKKNRKSSNDCDNSLENGRAMQLEACQPFENGAFLKGKAKKSSKKKRKDSSSLDAKGSTELHEDIDENDVYQISSGDDDSSKGMKRWITEYHKSRPGLNVLQQRIDDYITAHEAQLEQEKKEREAQAAEGGWTVVVHQKGRKKTTDAESGVTVGSVAQNSLGDKMSKKKKNEVGLDFYRFQRREAQRNEVMMLQSKFEQDRKRIQQLRAARKFRPY; from the exons ATGAAGAAGCGCGACAAAAGGCTTCGCGAGAGTAACATTGAGCCTGCGGTTGTAAAGG TCAATGCAGATTCTGATCAGTTCGGTGTGGAGGGAGAAGATGCTGAAAAGCCCAAGAAGTCTG ATAAACTGAAGAAAGacaggaaaaataaaaagaaccgAAAATCCTCTAATGATTGTGACAACTCGTTAGAAAATGGAAGAGCTATGCAGCTGGAAGCTTGTCAGCCCTTTGAGAATGGTGCATTCTTGAAag GTAAGGCCAAGAAAtcttccaaaaagaaaagaaaggactCTAGTTCTCTAGATGCCAAAGGATCGACAGAATTACATGAAGatattgatgaaaatgatgtCTATCAAATCTCTTCTGGAGATGATGACTCTTCAAAGGGAATGAAAA GATGGATTACAGAATATCACAAAAGTAGACCGGGCTTGAATGTACTGCAACAGCGAATAGATGATTATATAACTGCACATGAGGCACAGCTAGAACAG gaaaagaaggaaagggaAGCTCAAGCTGCTGAAGGAGGATGGACAGTGGTTGTACATCAGAAGGGGAGGAAGAAGACCACAGATGCTGAAAGTGGGGTTACTGTGGGTTCAGTAGCGCAAAATTCTTTAGGGGATAAAAtgtccaaaaagaagaagaatgaagttGGGTTGGATTTCTATCGATTTCAAAGAAGAGAAGCACAGAGGAATG AGGTTATGATGCTGCAAAGTAAATTCGAGCAAGACAGGAAACGGATACAACAACTGAGAGCTGCTAGAAAGTTTCGACCTTATTGA